A single genomic interval of Hoplias malabaricus isolate fHopMal1 chromosome 7, fHopMal1.hap1, whole genome shotgun sequence harbors:
- the churc1 gene encoding protein Churchill: MCTGCVQKEYPDRGNTCLDNGSYLMNFLGCANCQQRDFVLISNKTMVDEDEEEIVTYLHKCKNCDHVIARHEYTFTVVDDYQEYTMLCMLCGKAEDSISVMPDDPRQSAPLF, encoded by the exons atgtGCACGGGGTGTGTGCAGAAAGAGTATCCAGACAGG ggcaacacctgCCTCGACAATGGCTCATATCTCATGAACTTCCTTGGCTGCGCCAACTGCCAGCAGCGGGATTTCGTGCTGATCAGCAACAAGACGATGGTggatgaggatgaggaagagATTGTCACATATCTAC ACAAGTGCAAGAACTGTGATCATGTCATAGCAAGACACGAGTACACTTTCACAGTGGTGGACGACTACCAG GAATACACAATGTTGTGTATGCTCTGTGGAAAGGCTGAGGACTCCATCAGCGTAATGCCGGATGATCCCAGACAATCGGCCCCACTCTTTTAG